CGCCCCACGACGGGACCTGACGCGGTGGGTCTGATGTCCCGGCGGCAGGGGGGCGTTGGGCCGTGCCGGCCATCCCGTGGGAATGCATGCTTACGAACAAGAGCGGCGACGGGCGTTGCCGCTGGCCCAGCGGCAGGTCGCCGGTCGGAGGCCACCGGGCAGGTGACGTCCATGTCGACAGAGCTGCGGTCGAGGCCTGTGACGACGGTGGACGCATCGTCGCGTCCGAGCGTCCGGCGCTGGCTGCCGGCGACGTGGGTGGTGTTCGTCGTCGCTGCGCTGTTGTCGCTGCCGGTGTTTCCGCTAGTGGCGTGGGGTGTGGTCATCCCGATCGCAGCGGCCGCGTTGCTGGCCGTGACGGCGCGCGCGGCGCGCGGTGTGTCGTGGCTGGCGTGGCGCGTCGACCGGGTCGATCTGCTGGTCGTCAGCGGGCTCTATCTGGCCGTCGTTGGCCTGTTCCGGCTCGCGTTCGTGGGGTTCACGGCCGATCGTGTGCTCGGGCTGTTCCTGGCGTTCGCCGGGGGACTCATCCTGGGCGTGGCGGGTCCGGTCGGCTACACCACATGGGTGCGCCACCGCCCGCTGCGAACCCTCGGGCTCGGTGTCCATGCCCTGCGTCCGACACTCGCGCTGGCGGCGCTGTTCGGCGGCGTGCAGTTCGCGATCATGTTCTGGGGCTATGCGCTGCCCGCGCCGGTCGACTGGGTGCCGTTGCTCGTGCTTTCGTTGACCGTCGGGGTGTTCGAGGCCGTGTTCTTCCGCGGGTTCGTGCAGGGGCGGTTGGAGGCGAGCTTCGGCACCGTCGGCGGGGTCGGCGGTGCAGCGGTCCTGTACGCGCTGTACCACGTCGGCTACGGCATGGCCGGCGGCGAGATGGTGTTCCTGTTCGGGCTCGGGGTCGTGTACGCGATCGCCTACCGGCTGGTCGAGAACGTCCTCGTGCTGTGGCCGTTGCTGACCCCGATCGGCGCGTTCTTCAACTACGTCGAGTCCGGCGACATCGCCCTGCCGTGGGCGTCGATCCTGGGGTTCGCGGACGTCCTGGGGGTGATGGCGGCGGTCATCTGGCTCGCCGCCCGCCGCCAGCGCGGCGCCGCGGCACACCCACGGCCGATCAGCAGCATGTGAGGAGGCTGCCATGACAACCCATGAGACCCATCAGACCCACGACGACCCACTGCGGGCCGAAGCCCTCGAACAGCTCAAGAAGCGCTCGGAATTCTGGACCCACCTGGTCGCCTACCTGCTGTTCAACGCCTTCATCATCGCGATCTGGATCTTCACCGGCGGTGGGTTCTTCTGGCCGATGTTCCCGCTGTTCGGCTGGGGCATCGGGCTCTTCTTCCACGGCTGGGACACCTTCCGGCAACCGCCGTCGGAGGAGCGGATCCGCCGCGAGATGGAGCGCCTGCACCCGGGTGGGCTCGGTGATCACACCTGAGCCATCGCGACCCGGATGGAGGCCGCCGCCTGGCTGCTCGCACTGCTAGGCTCGGGGTTCCTCGTCACGGCCGCGCTGACCGGCGGCTACCTGGCGTGGACCGGCGCCGGCATCGGCGAGTGGGTCGTGCACCACGCCGGGTGGGGAGTGCTGGGCGACGCCATCGTGGCCGTTCCCGTCGCCGCCGGCTGCGGAGTGCTCACGGTGTCGTTCCTCGCGACCGGCAGCGTCCTCGCGCCGGTCATCGGTCACGTCGCGATGCACATCGCCGGGATGGAGCAGGGCGTCGAACGGCCGCCCCGCACCCGCACCGCGACGTCGCGTGCCGTGGGGTGTCTGCGGTGAGCACGTGAAGGACGGCGGAATAGTGCGCAGGACCGCGGGTCGGGGGGATCGTGGGTCTGGCGGAGACGCTTCTCGCGTGACGTGACTTCTACGCGGTGGTGGCCGGCGCCAGCGCCACCCCCGTCGGCCTGGTGTTCGTCGGCGTCTCCATCCAGGTCGGACGCCAGCCGCTCGAACCCCGAATGCAGCTGCTGGGGACGATGGCGGTGGTCAACCTCCTGCACCCGTTCTGGGTGTCGCTGGCGATGCTCGTCCCCGCCTCCCCGGTCGTCGCAGAGGTCACGTTGCTGTTCCTGGCAACCTTCGGCTTCGTGGTCATCATCGGCATCGACCGGGCCCAGGCCCGCCTACCACGCAACGAGACACGGGTCGTCGTCGCCTACCGCTTCGTCGTTCCGCTGGTGGCCGAAGCGATCCTGGCCGTCGGAGGTTGCCATGATCACGGGCGCCCGATCCTCGGTCTCCGCACCGGCAGCGTACGTGGTGCTGATGTTCATCGTCGGCACCGAGAACGCCTGGGATCTGCTCCTCGGCTCCAGTGGGATCACCCCGCCGGGCCGGCCCCAGTAGGCG
This DNA window, taken from Euzebyales bacterium, encodes the following:
- a CDS encoding 2TM domain-containing protein, with product MTTHETHQTHDDPLRAEALEQLKKRSEFWTHLVAYLLFNAFIIAIWIFTGGGFFWPMFPLFGWGIGLFFHGWDTFRQPPSEERIRREMERLHPGGLGDHT
- a CDS encoding CPBP family intramembrane glutamic endopeptidase, which gives rise to MSTELRSRPVTTVDASSRPSVRRWLPATWVVFVVAALLSLPVFPLVAWGVVIPIAAAALLAVTARAARGVSWLAWRVDRVDLLVVSGLYLAVVGLFRLAFVGFTADRVLGLFLAFAGGLILGVAGPVGYTTWVRHRPLRTLGLGVHALRPTLALAALFGGVQFAIMFWGYALPAPVDWVPLLVLSLTVGVFEAVFFRGFVQGRLEASFGTVGGVGGAAVLYALYHVGYGMAGGEMVFLFGLGVVYAIAYRLVENVLVLWPLLTPIGAFFNYVESGDIALPWASILGFADVLGVMAAVIWLAARRQRGAAAHPRPISSM